One segment of Streptomyces sp. XD-27 DNA contains the following:
- a CDS encoding condensation domain-containing protein has protein sequence MTWHYDPDDAGPLPIGRPDPNVRAYVLDGGLQPVGVGVTGELYLGGPSVARGYLGRPGLTSERFVADPFGAPDGPLLPEGGQGGRMYRTGDLVRWRPDGQLVFLGRVDHQVKIRGFRVELGEIESTLTRHPDVRASAVIVREDRLVGYVIPTDGADLDIAQVREYLAGELPDHMVPTAFVEIDRLPLTPGGKLDPAALPAPETAAAARREPATEAEAVLLGVFQDVLGTDDIGPDDDFFAIGGDSIVSLQVVSRARRQGLGLTARDVFEGETVAGIAARARALDGDTAPATGDAPLTPIMRDLLRRAGSAADGFCQWVEICVPPGGDETTWRAVLDALLARHDALRAHLVDDALRVTPVGAVTGAEVLTRVQATDGLRDLIASHVAAARASMDPRTGPLLRAVWVDAGPDRPGRLVLIAHHLVVDGVSWRVLLDDVEHAYSGGALARHGQSFLGWARSLRDADRRAELPHWQRMTATPALTRPLDPARDTAATAAHHEIWLDADATRALITTLPAAYRTTPDAVLLTALAQAIGAWRGTPELLVALESHGRPTQVDLSQTVGWFTAVHPVRLDAGDDVRAVRERLRAQGDGLGYGILTAAGLLDPVEPEVAWNYLGQFPGAPTDETPWQPAPDADPLGSGGTDELPLPHSLMVNALVRDDALGIRITWPSALFTPAEIEDLAEHLRTAALNTAAAPEIRALDRDRPVAEVQPLTPLQEVMLRHSRTERPDPYTVQSTFSLAGPLDIEALRAAGADLLARHPNLGAVFPADLAVIPKEPRPDFRVSDGPADEVMAADLAEPFDLAEGPLLRLTVIRCGPERADLVLTSHHVLSDGWSAPRILTELFVLYTARVQGRELDLPAPVPFADYLRWRADHEPDLGAWAAELDGLPEGDYLVAAAEPGPAWQEPELIEFDAALVADLTDLAARRGLTLNTLVQGAWAVLLARRSGRADVCFGAMVACRPPELEGVEEIIGLLANTVPVRARLDGTLAETLADLQARQRTLVEHHHVALTDLERLTGRARLFDSLVVFENYPVDPDRLREPTPGLTVVETRFREATHHPVTLTVMPDGDGWTGVLAHRAGVDVDGLAAELLGLLRTLGGHLDADVLDLLERR, from the coding sequence GTGACCTGGCACTACGACCCGGACGACGCCGGGCCGCTGCCGATCGGCCGCCCCGACCCCAACGTCCGGGCCTACGTCCTGGACGGCGGGCTCCAGCCCGTCGGCGTCGGCGTCACGGGTGAGCTCTACCTCGGCGGGCCCAGCGTGGCCCGCGGCTACCTCGGCCGCCCCGGGCTGACGTCCGAGCGCTTCGTCGCCGACCCGTTCGGCGCGCCGGATGGGCCCCTCCTGCCCGAGGGAGGGCAAGGAGGGAGGATGTACCGCACGGGTGACCTCGTGCGGTGGCGGCCCGACGGGCAGCTGGTGTTCCTCGGCCGCGTCGACCACCAGGTCAAGATCCGCGGCTTCCGGGTCGAGCTGGGCGAGATCGAGTCCACGCTGACCCGCCACCCCGACGTCCGCGCCAGCGCGGTCATCGTGCGCGAGGACCGGCTCGTCGGCTACGTCATCCCGACCGACGGCGCCGACCTGGACATCGCGCAGGTGCGCGAGTACCTGGCCGGCGAGCTGCCCGACCATATGGTGCCGACGGCGTTCGTGGAGATCGACCGGCTGCCGCTGACCCCCGGCGGCAAGCTCGACCCCGCCGCTCTGCCCGCCCCCGAGACCGCGGCCGCCGCGCGCCGCGAGCCCGCGACCGAGGCCGAGGCGGTTCTGCTCGGCGTGTTCCAGGACGTCCTGGGCACCGACGACATCGGCCCCGACGACGACTTCTTCGCCATCGGCGGCGACAGCATCGTGTCGCTGCAAGTGGTCTCACGGGCCCGGCGCCAAGGCCTCGGCCTGACCGCGCGGGACGTGTTCGAAGGAGAGACGGTCGCCGGCATCGCGGCGCGCGCCCGCGCCCTGGACGGCGATACGGCACCCGCGACCGGGGACGCGCCGCTGACCCCGATCATGCGGGACCTGCTGCGCCGCGCCGGGTCCGCCGCGGACGGGTTCTGCCAGTGGGTGGAGATCTGTGTCCCGCCGGGCGGCGACGAGACGACCTGGCGGGCCGTGCTCGACGCGCTCCTGGCCCGGCACGACGCGCTGCGGGCCCACCTGGTCGACGACGCTCTGCGCGTCACGCCGGTCGGCGCCGTGACCGGCGCCGAGGTGCTGACCCGCGTACAGGCGACGGACGGCCTGCGCGACCTGATCGCCTCCCACGTCGCCGCGGCCCGCGCGTCGATGGACCCGCGCACCGGTCCGCTGCTGCGCGCGGTGTGGGTGGACGCCGGGCCCGACCGTCCGGGCAGGCTCGTCCTGATCGCCCACCACCTGGTCGTCGACGGCGTGTCCTGGCGCGTCCTGCTCGACGATGTGGAACACGCCTACTCCGGTGGAGCGCTGGCCCGGCACGGCCAGTCGTTCCTCGGCTGGGCGCGTTCGCTGCGCGACGCCGACCGGCGGGCCGAACTGCCGCACTGGCAGCGGATGACCGCCACCCCGGCGCTCACCCGGCCGCTCGACCCCGCCCGGGACACCGCGGCCACCGCGGCGCACCACGAGATCTGGCTCGACGCCGACGCGACCCGCGCCCTGATCACGACCCTGCCCGCCGCCTACCGCACCACCCCGGACGCCGTGCTGCTCACGGCACTTGCCCAGGCGATAGGGGCCTGGCGCGGAACGCCGGAGCTGCTGGTCGCGCTGGAGAGCCACGGCCGCCCGACGCAGGTCGACCTGTCCCAGACCGTCGGCTGGTTCACCGCCGTCCACCCCGTACGGCTCGACGCGGGCGACGACGTACGGGCAGTTAGGGAGCGGCTGCGCGCCCAGGGCGACGGCCTCGGCTACGGCATCCTCACCGCGGCGGGTCTGCTGGACCCCGTGGAGCCGGAGGTCGCCTGGAACTACCTCGGTCAGTTCCCCGGCGCCCCGACCGACGAGACGCCGTGGCAGCCGGCCCCGGACGCCGACCCGCTCGGCTCCGGCGGCACCGACGAACTGCCCCTGCCGCACAGCCTGATGGTCAACGCCCTGGTACGCGACGACGCACTCGGGATCCGGATCACCTGGCCGTCCGCGCTGTTCACCCCCGCCGAGATCGAGGACCTGGCCGAGCACCTGCGGACCGCGGCCCTGAACACCGCCGCCGCACCGGAGATCAGGGCGCTCGACCGCGATCGCCCGGTCGCCGAGGTGCAGCCGCTCACCCCGCTCCAGGAGGTGATGCTGCGGCACTCGCGCACCGAGCGCCCCGACCCGTACACGGTGCAGTCGACGTTCTCGCTCGCCGGTCCGCTCGACATCGAGGCCCTGCGGGCCGCGGGTGCGGACCTGCTGGCCCGCCACCCGAATCTGGGCGCGGTGTTCCCCGCCGACCTGGCGGTGATCCCCAAGGAGCCCCGGCCGGACTTCCGGGTGTCCGACGGGCCCGCCGATGAGGTGATGGCGGCCGACCTGGCCGAGCCGTTCGACCTCGCCGAAGGCCCGCTCCTCCGCCTGACCGTGATCCGCTGCGGCCCCGAGCGCGCCGACCTGGTCCTGACCAGCCATCACGTGCTCTCCGACGGCTGGTCGGCCCCGCGCATCCTCACCGAGCTGTTCGTCCTCTACACCGCACGCGTCCAGGGCCGGGAGCTGGACCTGCCCGCACCGGTGCCGTTCGCCGACTACCTGCGCTGGCGCGCCGACCATGAGCCCGATCTCGGCGCCTGGGCCGCCGAGCTGGACGGCCTGCCCGAGGGCGACTACCTGGTGGCCGCCGCCGAACCCGGCCCGGCCTGGCAGGAGCCCGAGCTCATCGAGTTCGACGCGGCCCTCGTCGCCGACCTCACCGACCTCGCCGCCCGGCGCGGCCTGACGCTCAACACGCTGGTGCAGGGCGCCTGGGCCGTGCTGCTGGCACGGCGCTCCGGCCGCGCCGACGTCTGCTTCGGCGCCATGGTCGCCTGCCGTCCGCCGGAGCTGGAGGGGGTCGAGGAGATCATCGGTCTGCTGGCCAACACCGTGCCCGTACGGGCACGGCTCGACGGCACGCTCGCCGAGACGCTCGCCGACCTGCAGGCCCGGCAGCGGACACTGGTCGAGCACCACCACGTCGCCCTCACCGACCTGGAGCGGCTGACCGGGCGGGCGAGGCTGTTCGACAGCCTCGTGGTGTTCGAGAACTATCCGGTCGACCCGGACCGTCTCCGCGAACCCACCCCCGGGCTCACGGTCGTCGAGACCCGCTTCCGCGAGGCCACCCACCACCCGGTGACCCTGACGGTCATGCCGGACGGCGACGGCTGGACGGGCGTGCTCGCCCACCGGGCCGGGGTGGACGTCGACGGTCTCGCCGCCGAACTGCTCGGCCTGCTGCGCACCCTGGGCGGCCACCTCGACGCCGACGTGCTCGACCTCCTGGAGCGGCGGTGA
- a CDS encoding ABC transporter ATP-binding protein produces the protein MTARLTAREITLRYGDRVVSTRLSLDVPDGAFTAIVGPNGCGKSTLLRAFVRLLRPDSGHVELDGREVGGYPAKALAKQLGFLPQDPQAPDDIKVRQLVGRGRFPYQSLLALWSKEDEKAVTDAMAAAGVTELADRPVQELSGGQRQRVWMAMVLAQETPYLLLDEPTSFLDITHQYQLLGLLARLRDQGRTVIAVLHDINQACRFADHLVAMKDGRVVAEGDPTDIVDAGLIKDVFDLPSVIIPDPVTDTPMVVPTLQGE, from the coding sequence GTGACCGCACGCCTGACCGCGCGGGAGATCACCCTGCGCTACGGAGACCGGGTGGTGTCCACACGGCTGAGCCTCGACGTCCCCGACGGCGCGTTCACCGCCATCGTGGGGCCCAACGGCTGTGGGAAGTCAACCCTGTTGCGCGCGTTCGTCCGGCTGCTGCGCCCCGACAGCGGGCACGTGGAGCTCGACGGCCGCGAGGTCGGCGGCTACCCGGCCAAGGCCCTGGCCAAGCAGCTCGGCTTCCTGCCGCAGGACCCGCAGGCCCCCGACGACATCAAGGTCCGTCAACTCGTGGGCCGGGGACGATTCCCGTACCAGTCGCTCCTCGCCCTGTGGTCGAAGGAGGACGAGAAGGCCGTCACCGACGCGATGGCCGCCGCGGGTGTCACCGAGCTGGCGGACCGGCCGGTGCAGGAGCTGTCCGGCGGACAGCGGCAGCGGGTGTGGATGGCCATGGTGCTCGCCCAGGAGACGCCCTACCTGCTGCTCGACGAACCGACGTCGTTCCTGGACATCACCCACCAGTACCAACTGCTCGGCCTGCTGGCCAGGTTGCGCGACCAGGGCCGCACGGTCATCGCCGTCCTGCACGACATCAACCAGGCCTGCCGGTTCGCCGACCATCTGGTCGCCATGAAGGACGGCCGGGTGGTCGCCGAGGGAGACCCCACGGACATCGTGGACGCCGGGCTGATCAAGGACGTCTTCGACCTGCCGAGCGTCATCATCCCCGACCCGGTGACGGACACGCCGATGGTCGTCCCCACCCTGCAAGGAGAGTGA
- a CDS encoding non-ribosomal peptide synthetase, with protein sequence MSTPSVSPDGPLALTSAQLGIWNAQRLEPDSPYYLVGDVVEISGGEPVDVDALVEAVRATTEEAETLRLRVYDTPEGPRQAVGDEPVEPPRVVDVSGEADPVAAAGALVDAERVRVAAECRGMVDRPLYARTVIRLSDREVWYTQLGHHLVFDGYTAAMLARRTAARYTALVRGTEPPKSTFGAFAALVAADRAYRDSDRFAEDRAYWVDRFTPLPDLGDVDAAAGPPDRTLTTRAVVTPDETARLREFADQEGVTWGEALIAGYAAFLHRMLGRTDVVFALPLMCRAGSTELRTPAMAVNVLPLRVTVRGGDRLGELSRRVASAMREMRDHQRYRGEDLPRDLGVPGAGALLHGRGINLKAFDLAIDFSGATGVMRNVAGGPPEDMGLSVLPTRDGGLLLGFEVDARTGDQAAVDSKLSGLRALLAGLTDGLPVGQIPLADDVERLLADWAPPALPGTPLDVPTAFDAMVAADPGHTALVCGEDRLSATDLAGRVHRLARALRARGIGPDDIVALALPRSADSVVALLAVLDAGAAFLPLDATHPPERLRELIDDTRPALVLTAGAVDGLPWNTLLVEAAGLSGAPLTADELAAPRHPEHLAYVIHTSGSTGRPKGVLGRVGGLAGLLHHQRSTVVAEAERAAGRRLRAAHTYSFAFDSAFDHLVWLLCGHELHVYDTETTRDADALLSAYARDGIDIVDTTPSMAAPLVDGGLLDRRPTLLVLGGEATPPALWRRVAESGITARNMYGPTEATVDSTTARIDGDEPTIGHPLAGTRVLVLDNAMQPVPHGTAGELYLAGPHLARGYLGAPGATAERFVADPFGAPGERMYRTGDLARWVPGRGLEYLGRGDGQVKIRGHRVETGEVEAALGAVPGVTAAAATVRSGRLIGYVVSPSVTGDAVRAHLAERLPEHMVPAAVVVLDELPVTSNGKLDRAALPAPATSGGGREASTEREKLLCAVLAEAFEVERVGVDDDFFALGGDSITAITISSRLRAMGVELRPRDLLARRSFAALAASAEVVEDTAQPIDDPTGPVPAPPIVRALLDPHPDVDTVAGYAQWTALRVDELAHDDLAMGVQAVLDHHDALRLRAGDGLEVLPRGSVRAVVNEVHGEEVTALAERLAGELDPRAGDLLRATLVRTGDGTPDRLVVVVHHLAMDGVSWRVLLPDLHTACTGGTLDPVGASWRRHALLLAEQGVSGARQDELPYWRAALDSASRLGARPLDQTRDTVSTAHRSVTVASPEVTEALLTTLPAAYRAGVDEVLLAALVLALREWGVSGDATTVAMEGHGREHLDLARTVGWFTSEYPVRVPAVGDVGRVLRAAKEARRGVPDGGIGYGVLRSLDPAVDAEFTSAPPPDVLLNYLGRFAALPAAGWRLPERDAFSVVEPDAKALEQVLALNCFVHEEGAPQLAVEWTAATLVLGTDVVAALQTAWAEALEALAEHARHTTGGLTPSDLPLVDLDQSAIDALERTGRIADVLPATPLQVGLSFHTLVRDDQDTDVYVVQAVTTLVGELDPDRMAEAARELLRRHSALRVYLGTAGDEVVQVIPADVALDWRQDDRFEEAAREELERPFDPANPPLIRFLLSRIGPDEHKLVITNHHALLDGWSMPLVGRTLLAIYAELGGGPAAPAAPPLSEYFRRLAGRDREASLAAWRDALAGVDDATRLAPASTGTGVERPGRVTVGLGRAFSDRLRAFAREQGVTLTTVLQTAWGLLLGRLTGRRDVVFGCPVSGRPAEVDGVESMIGQLGTTIPVRVRHTQDQTARDLMAHVHAESVALTEHHHVGLPEIQRAMGVGELFDTMLVMENFPLSSRKRTPLAPGLDLAGVDITDATHYALTVIVIPDDEITIGLGYQPHAFAEATVRDYGRWLHNLLREIVDDPARPAIRLPALAPDERERMLRTGTEVVPAKARGHWLDEFAAWVRHKPDAEALVCRDRSLSYAELDRQANRVAHALIERGVRPQDPVAVLLGRDVEMTVALFGVAKAGAVYVPMDASYPRDRLAYMLDDSAPAAAVTTGAELPAECGIPVLRLDDPATLASAPDTDPVEARAKLTDDALAYVIYTSGTTGRPKGVGITHRGVPDLIALQEEVVGITEHDRYLHFASTSFDVAFWQTMVPLLSGGTSVIAPEEVRVPGDELIDYIAEHRVTGVNLLPSFLAAMPDDRTVDPDVFFMVGAERLDPALAHRWGGGARRCSTPTGPPRSPSTP encoded by the coding sequence TTGAGCACCCCAAGCGTGTCCCCGGACGGACCGCTCGCCCTGACCAGCGCCCAGTTGGGCATCTGGAACGCGCAGCGCCTCGAGCCGGACTCGCCGTACTACCTGGTCGGCGACGTGGTGGAGATATCCGGCGGCGAGCCGGTCGACGTGGACGCGCTGGTCGAAGCGGTGCGGGCGACCACCGAGGAGGCCGAGACCCTGCGGCTGCGGGTGTACGACACCCCGGAGGGGCCGCGCCAGGCGGTCGGCGACGAGCCGGTCGAGCCGCCCCGGGTGGTCGACGTCAGCGGCGAGGCCGATCCCGTCGCCGCGGCGGGCGCGCTCGTCGACGCCGAGCGGGTGCGGGTGGCCGCGGAGTGCCGGGGGATGGTGGACCGGCCCCTGTACGCGCGCACCGTCATCCGGCTGTCCGACCGCGAGGTCTGGTACACCCAGCTCGGCCACCACCTGGTCTTCGACGGCTACACCGCCGCGATGCTCGCCCGCCGCACCGCCGCCCGCTACACCGCCCTGGTACGCGGGACCGAGCCGCCGAAGTCGACCTTCGGCGCCTTCGCCGCCCTCGTCGCCGCCGACCGGGCCTACCGGGACAGCGACCGGTTCGCCGAGGACCGCGCGTACTGGGTCGACCGGTTCACTCCGCTGCCCGACCTCGGGGATGTCGACGCCGCCGCGGGGCCGCCCGACCGCACCCTGACGACCCGCGCCGTCGTCACGCCCGACGAGACGGCCCGGCTGCGCGAGTTCGCCGACCAGGAGGGCGTCACCTGGGGCGAAGCCCTGATCGCCGGCTACGCCGCCTTCCTGCACCGCATGCTGGGCCGCACCGACGTGGTGTTCGCGCTGCCGCTGATGTGCCGGGCGGGCTCGACCGAGCTGCGCACCCCCGCCATGGCGGTCAACGTGCTGCCGCTGCGGGTGACCGTCCGCGGCGGGGACAGGCTCGGGGAGCTGAGCAGGCGGGTCGCCTCCGCCATGCGCGAGATGCGCGACCACCAGCGGTACCGGGGAGAGGACCTGCCGCGGGACCTCGGCGTGCCCGGCGCGGGCGCGCTGCTGCACGGACGCGGGATCAACCTCAAGGCATTCGACCTGGCGATCGACTTCTCCGGGGCCACCGGGGTGATGCGCAACGTCGCGGGCGGTCCGCCGGAGGACATGGGTCTGAGCGTCCTGCCGACCCGCGACGGCGGGCTGCTGCTCGGCTTCGAAGTCGACGCCAGGACCGGCGACCAGGCCGCGGTCGACAGCAAGCTGTCCGGGCTGCGGGCCCTGCTGGCCGGGCTCACCGACGGCCTGCCCGTGGGACAGATACCCCTGGCCGACGACGTGGAGCGGCTCCTCGCGGACTGGGCGCCGCCCGCCCTGCCCGGCACGCCGCTGGACGTGCCGACCGCCTTCGACGCGATGGTCGCCGCCGATCCCGGGCACACCGCCCTGGTGTGCGGCGAGGACCGGTTGTCCGCCACGGACCTGGCGGGCCGGGTGCACCGGCTGGCCCGTGCGCTGCGGGCCCGCGGGATCGGGCCTGACGACATCGTGGCACTGGCGCTGCCGCGCTCGGCCGACTCGGTCGTCGCCCTGCTGGCGGTGCTGGACGCGGGCGCCGCGTTCCTGCCCCTGGACGCCACCCACCCGCCCGAGCGGCTGCGCGAGCTGATCGACGACACCCGCCCCGCGCTCGTGCTGACCGCCGGCGCGGTCGACGGGCTGCCGTGGAACACCCTGCTCGTCGAGGCCGCCGGTCTGTCCGGCGCACCGCTGACGGCCGATGAACTGGCCGCGCCCCGGCACCCCGAGCACCTCGCCTACGTGATCCACACCTCCGGGTCGACCGGACGCCCCAAGGGCGTGCTCGGCCGGGTCGGCGGCCTGGCGGGGCTGCTGCACCACCAGCGGTCGACGGTCGTCGCGGAGGCCGAGCGGGCCGCGGGCAGGCGGCTGCGCGCCGCCCACACCTACTCGTTCGCCTTCGACTCCGCGTTCGACCACCTGGTGTGGCTGCTGTGCGGGCACGAACTGCACGTCTACGACACCGAGACCACCCGCGACGCCGACGCCCTGCTCTCCGCGTACGCCCGCGACGGCATCGACATCGTGGACACCACGCCGTCGATGGCCGCGCCACTGGTCGACGGCGGCCTGCTGGACCGGCGGCCGACGCTGCTCGTCCTCGGCGGGGAAGCCACCCCGCCCGCGCTGTGGCGGCGGGTCGCCGAGTCGGGGATCACCGCGCGCAACATGTACGGGCCGACCGAGGCGACCGTGGACAGCACCACCGCTCGGATCGACGGCGACGAGCCGACGATCGGCCACCCGCTCGCGGGCACCCGGGTCCTCGTACTCGACAACGCCATGCAGCCGGTGCCGCACGGCACGGCGGGCGAGCTGTACCTGGCCGGGCCGCATCTGGCCCGCGGCTACCTCGGCGCGCCCGGGGCGACCGCCGAGCGCTTCGTCGCCGACCCGTTCGGCGCGCCGGGCGAGCGCATGTACCGCACGGGCGACCTGGCCCGGTGGGTGCCCGGCCGGGGCCTGGAGTACCTGGGCCGGGGCGACGGGCAGGTCAAGATCCGCGGCCACCGGGTGGAGACCGGCGAGGTGGAGGCCGCGCTCGGCGCGGTGCCCGGGGTCACGGCGGCGGCCGCCACGGTGCGTTCGGGCCGGCTGATCGGCTACGTCGTGTCCCCCTCCGTCACCGGGGACGCGGTCCGCGCCCACCTGGCCGAGCGGCTGCCCGAGCACATGGTGCCCGCGGCGGTCGTGGTCCTCGATGAACTGCCGGTCACCTCCAACGGCAAGCTCGACCGCGCCGCCCTGCCCGCGCCCGCCACCTCCGGCGGCGGTCGAGAGGCAAGCACCGAGCGGGAGAAGCTGCTGTGTGCGGTCCTCGCCGAGGCGTTCGAGGTCGAGCGGGTCGGTGTGGACGACGACTTCTTCGCTCTCGGTGGGGACAGCATCACCGCGATCACCATCAGCAGCAGACTGCGGGCGATGGGCGTCGAGCTGCGGCCACGGGATCTGCTGGCGCGCCGCAGCTTCGCCGCTCTGGCCGCCTCCGCCGAAGTGGTGGAGGACACCGCCCAGCCCATCGACGACCCGACCGGGCCCGTGCCCGCGCCGCCGATCGTGCGCGCCCTGCTCGACCCGCACCCGGACGTGGACACCGTCGCCGGATACGCGCAGTGGACCGCGCTGCGCGTCGACGAACTCGCCCACGACGACCTGGCCATGGGCGTCCAGGCCGTGCTCGACCACCACGACGCGCTGCGGCTGCGCGCGGGCGACGGCCTGGAGGTGCTGCCCCGCGGTTCGGTGCGCGCCGTCGTCAACGAGGTGCACGGCGAGGAGGTGACCGCGCTGGCCGAGCGCCTCGCCGGTGAACTCGACCCGCGCGCGGGCGACTTGCTGCGTGCCACCCTGGTGAGGACCGGCGACGGCACCCCGGACCGGCTGGTCGTCGTCGTCCACCACCTCGCCATGGACGGCGTCTCCTGGCGTGTCCTGCTGCCCGACCTGCACACCGCCTGCACCGGCGGCACGCTCGACCCCGTCGGCGCGTCCTGGCGGCGGCACGCGCTGCTCCTCGCCGAGCAGGGTGTTTCCGGCGCGCGACAGGACGAACTCCCCTACTGGCGGGCCGCGCTCGACTCCGCGTCCCGCCTGGGCGCCCGCCCCCTCGACCAGACGCGGGACACCGTGTCCACCGCCCACCGGTCGGTCACCGTGGCCTCGCCCGAGGTCACCGAGGCGCTGCTGACCACCCTGCCCGCCGCCTACCGCGCCGGCGTCGACGAGGTGCTGCTCGCCGCGCTCGTGCTCGCCCTGCGGGAGTGGGGCGTGAGCGGCGACGCGACGACCGTCGCGATGGAGGGCCACGGCCGCGAACACCTCGACCTGGCTCGCACGGTCGGCTGGTTCACCAGCGAGTACCCGGTGCGCGTACCCGCCGTCGGCGACGTGGGGCGGGTGCTGCGCGCGGCCAAGGAGGCGCGGCGCGGCGTCCCCGACGGCGGCATCGGCTACGGCGTACTGCGCTCCCTCGACCCGGCGGTCGACGCCGAGTTCACGTCGGCCCCTCCGCCGGACGTACTCCTGAACTACCTGGGCCGGTTCGCCGCGCTGCCCGCTGCGGGCTGGCGCCTGCCGGAGCGCGACGCCTTCTCGGTCGTCGAGCCCGACGCCAAGGCCCTCGAACAGGTCCTCGCCCTCAACTGCTTCGTCCACGAGGAAGGCGCCCCGCAGCTCGCCGTCGAGTGGACGGCCGCGACGCTGGTGCTCGGCACCGACGTCGTGGCGGCCCTGCAGACCGCCTGGGCCGAGGCCCTGGAAGCGCTGGCCGAGCACGCGCGCCACACCACCGGCGGACTCACCCCGTCGGACCTGCCGCTGGTCGACCTCGACCAGAGTGCGATCGACGCCCTCGAACGCACGGGCCGCATCGCCGACGTCCTGCCCGCGACCCCGCTCCAGGTCGGGCTCTCCTTCCACACCCTGGTCCGCGACGACCAGGACACCGACGTGTACGTCGTCCAGGCCGTGACGACCCTCGTCGGCGAGCTGGACCCGGACCGGATGGCCGAGGCCGCGCGCGAACTGCTGCGGCGCCATTCCGCGCTGCGCGTGTACCTGGGCACGGCCGGGGACGAGGTCGTGCAGGTGATCCCCGCCGACGTCGCTCTGGACTGGCGCCAGGACGACCGGTTCGAGGAGGCCGCCCGCGAGGAGCTGGAGCGGCCGTTCGACCCGGCGAACCCGCCCCTGATCCGCTTCCTGCTGTCCCGTATCGGCCCCGACGAGCACAAGCTGGTGATCACCAACCACCACGCCCTGCTGGACGGTTGGTCGATGCCGCTGGTCGGCCGCACCCTGCTCGCCATCTACGCCGAGCTGGGCGGCGGCCCCGCCGCTCCCGCCGCCCCTCCGCTGTCGGAGTACTTCCGCCGGCTGGCGGGCCGGGACCGTGAGGCGTCGCTGGCCGCGTGGCGGGACGCCCTTGCCGGCGTCGACGACGCGACGCGCCTTGCCCCCGCGAGCACCGGGACCGGCGTCGAGCGGCCCGGCCGCGTGACCGTCGGGCTGGGCCGCGCGTTCAGCGACCGGCTGCGCGCCTTCGCCCGCGAGCAGGGCGTCACCCTGACCACGGTGCTCCAGACGGCGTGGGGCCTGCTGCTGGGCAGGCTCACCGGACGCCGTGACGTGGTGTTCGGCTGCCCGGTGTCCGGGCGGCCCGCCGAAGTCGACGGCGTGGAGTCGATGATCGGCCAGCTCGGCACCACGATCCCGGTGCGCGTTCGGCACACCCAGGACCAGACCGCGCGGGATCTGATGGCGCACGTGCACGCCGAGAGCGTCGCCCTGACCGAGCACCACCACGTCGGTCTGCCCGAGATCCAGCGGGCGATGGGCGTCGGTGAGCTGTTCGACACGATGCTGGTGATGGAGAACTTCCCGCTGTCCAGCCGGAAGCGTACTCCGCTCGCCCCCGGGCTCGACCTGGCCGGGGTGGACATCACCGACGCCACGCACTACGCGCTGACCGTGATCGTGATTCCCGACGACGAGATCACGATCGGCCTCGGCTACCAGCCGCACGCCTTCGCCGAGGCGACCGTACGCGACTACGGCCGCTGGCTGCACAACCTCCTGCGGGAGATCGTCGACGACCCGGCACGGCCCGCGATCCGGCTGCCCGCACTCGCTCCCGACGAGCGGGAGCGGATGCTGCGTACCGGCACCGAGGTCGTCCCCGCCAAGGCCCGCGGCCACTGGCTGGACGAGTTCGCCGCCTGGGTGCGCCACAAGCCCGACGCCGAGGCCCTGGTCTGCCGCGACCGCAGCCTCAGCTACGCCGAGCTCGACCGGCAGGCCAACCGCGTGGCCCACGCGCTGATCGAGCGCGGGGTACGGCCCCAGGACCCCGTCGCGGTCCTGCTCGGACGTGACGTCGAGATGACCGTGGCACTGTTCGGCGTGGCCAAGGCGGGCGCGGTGTACGTACCGATGGACGCGAGCTACCCACGGGACCGGCTGGCGTACATGCTCGACGACAGCGCCCCGGCTGCCGCCGTGACGACCGGCGCCGAACTGCCCGCCGAATGCGGGATCCCGGTCCTGCGGCTCGACGACCCGGCCACGCTCGCGTCCGCACCGGACACCGACCCGGTCGAGGCGCGCGCGAAGCTCACCGACGACGCCCTCGCGTACGTCATCTACACCTCCGGCACCACCGGGCGGCCCAAGGGCGTCGGCATCACCCACCGCGGCGTACCCGACCTGATCGCCCTCCAAGAGGAGGTCGTCGGGATCACCGAGCACGACCGGTACCTGCACTTCGCCTCGACCAGCTTCGACGTCGCGTTCTGGCAGACCATGGTGCCGCTGCTGTCCGGCGGCACGTCCGTGATCGCACCCGAGGAGGTGCGCGTCCCCGGCGACGAACTGATCGACTACATCGCCGAGCACCGCGTGACCGGCGTCAACCTGCTGCCGTCGTTCCTGGCCGCGATGCCCGACGACCGCACCGTCGACCCCGACGTGTTCTTCATGGTCGGCGCCGAGCGGCTCGACCCCGCGCTGGCCCACCGCTGGGGAGGGGGCGCAAGGCGCTGTTCAACGCCTACGGGCCCACCGAGGTCACCATCAACTCCGTGA